One window of the Rhizobiaceae bacterium genome contains the following:
- a CDS encoding 2,3-dihydro-2,3-dihydroxybenzoate dehydrogenase produces the protein MRSSGIDGGVAVVTGAAGGIGAAVVRLLLEEGARVVATDRNVEGLHEALGGGSASLCLMPLDVTDSAAVDALVEEVEADWGPIRYGVNVAGVLCNMLAVDTDDAAWRHVFAVNVDGVFHLCRALARRMAPRRRGVMVTVSSNAAGVPRHGMAAYAASKAAATMFMRSLGLELAPHGIRCNIVAPGSTLTPMQTGMWADEKGAERVIAGSPETFKAGIPLAKLATPEDVADAVVFLLSDRAGHITMADLYVDGGATQRA, from the coding sequence ATGCGTTCGAGCGGAATTGACGGCGGCGTCGCTGTGGTGACGGGCGCGGCCGGAGGCATCGGCGCGGCCGTGGTACGGCTGCTGCTGGAGGAGGGCGCGCGCGTCGTCGCGACCGACCGCAACGTCGAGGGTCTGCATGAAGCGCTTGGCGGCGGTAGCGCCAGCCTTTGCCTGATGCCGCTCGACGTGACGGACAGCGCCGCCGTCGATGCGCTGGTCGAAGAGGTCGAAGCCGATTGGGGACCGATCCGCTACGGCGTCAACGTGGCCGGCGTTCTCTGCAACATGCTCGCCGTCGATACGGACGACGCGGCATGGCGGCATGTGTTCGCGGTGAACGTCGATGGCGTCTTCCATCTGTGCCGGGCGCTTGCGCGCCGCATGGCGCCGCGCCGCCGGGGCGTCATGGTGACGGTGAGCTCCAACGCGGCCGGCGTGCCGCGCCACGGCATGGCCGCCTATGCCGCGTCGAAGGCCGCCGCGACCATGTTCATGCGCTCGCTCGGCCTCGAACTCGCCCCCCACGGCATACGCTGCAACATCGTCGCACCGGGTTCGACGCTTACGCCGATGCAGACAGGCATGTGGGCGGACGAGAAAGGCGCCGAACGGGTCATCGCCGGCTCGCCGGAGACCTTCAAGGCCGGCATACCGCTCGCCAAGCTTGCGACGCCGGAAGACGTCGCCGACGCCGTCGTCTTCCTGCTTTCCGACCGTGCCGGTCACATCACCATGGCCGACCTTTATGTCGACGGCGGCGCGACGCAACGCGCCTGA
- a CDS encoding YncE family protein, producing MRDFRGVTFRAGLRSVILVSALAAGLSTALAQVAFDAPDADYTGRARASSAERGVPVLAGGEVQVSGQDFKPGQEITISRGISVIGSPVVADAEGKFEVKFTLPADAVVGTHQLVVTTAKPYHAETIDLKISPVVPLSGADKFSAETAKLVPGLYQSAYSARNNVLFVTAATGRPPVKSSALVKVNPETLAIEAQVTPGAAPAREGAENNDGGVFAVYGVGVDDANDTVWVTNTRQNTVAAYKQSDLSLLKQFDPGTVQHARDVAVDEKDGKVFASATGTPNVAVFDAKSLEFVQNIEIKSTKRGEDFSVGSLRFDATSGKLYTVSLTTSEAAIIDVATLAVDKVFPVEGARTAIGVSYDAQTNRIFVAGQGSDNLLIVDAESGKTLHNVAVGAGALNVAFDPVKRLAYVTSRDAGTVTVVDVDGNIVANLENAPFSNHVSVDGKGNAFAVNKARNPEDEQGDRITRLSPKS from the coding sequence ATGAGAGATTTTCGTGGCGTCACTTTCCGGGCCGGCCTGCGGTCCGTGATCCTCGTCTCGGCCCTCGCGGCCGGGCTCAGCACGGCGTTGGCGCAGGTCGCGTTCGACGCGCCGGATGCCGACTATACGGGTCGCGCCCGGGCGTCATCTGCCGAACGCGGTGTCCCGGTGCTTGCGGGCGGCGAAGTCCAGGTTTCGGGTCAGGACTTCAAGCCGGGACAGGAGATCACCATCTCGCGCGGCATCAGTGTCATCGGCAGCCCCGTCGTCGCCGATGCTGAAGGCAAGTTCGAAGTAAAATTTACCTTGCCGGCCGACGCGGTTGTCGGCACGCATCAATTGGTCGTCACCACGGCCAAGCCCTACCACGCCGAAACCATCGACCTTAAGATTTCGCCAGTCGTGCCGCTTTCGGGCGCCGACAAGTTCTCCGCCGAAACGGCGAAACTGGTTCCGGGTCTCTACCAGTCCGCCTACAGCGCCAGGAACAACGTGCTGTTCGTGACTGCGGCGACCGGCCGGCCGCCGGTAAAGAGTTCTGCGCTTGTAAAGGTCAATCCGGAGACGCTTGCGATCGAGGCTCAGGTGACGCCGGGCGCGGCGCCTGCGCGCGAGGGTGCCGAAAACAACGACGGCGGCGTGTTCGCGGTCTATGGCGTCGGCGTCGATGACGCGAACGACACCGTCTGGGTCACCAATACTCGCCAGAATACGGTTGCCGCCTACAAGCAGTCCGACCTTTCCCTGCTGAAGCAGTTCGATCCCGGCACCGTGCAGCACGCGCGCGACGTCGCCGTTGACGAGAAGGACGGCAAGGTGTTCGCCTCCGCGACCGGCACACCGAACGTCGCCGTATTCGACGCGAAGTCGCTGGAATTCGTCCAGAACATCGAGATCAAGTCGACAAAGCGCGGCGAGGATTTCTCCGTCGGCAGCCTGCGGTTCGATGCGACGTCTGGCAAGCTTTACACCGTGAGCCTCACGACCTCCGAGGCGGCCATCATCGACGTCGCGACGCTTGCCGTGGACAAGGTGTTCCCGGTCGAGGGAGCCCGCACCGCGATCGGCGTCAGCTACGATGCGCAGACGAACCGCATCTTCGTTGCGGGACAGGGCAGCGACAATCTGCTGATCGTCGATGCAGAGTCGGGCAAGACCCTGCACAATGTCGCGGTGGGCGCGGGCGCGCTCAACGTCGCCTTCGATCCGGTCAAGCGCCTTGCCTATGTCACCAGCCGCGATGCCGGAACGGTCACCGTGGTCGATGTCGACGGCAACATCGTCGCCAATCTGGAGAATGCGCCGTTCTCGAACCACGTATCTGTCGACGGCAAGGGCAATGCCTTCGCCGTGAACAAGGCGCGCAATCCCGAAGACGAGCAGGGCGACCGCATCACGCGGCTTTCGCCGAAGTCCTGA